Part of the Arthrobacter gengyunqii genome is shown below.
TGAACACAACACTCTCTGCTGCCCTGTCCGCTTCCGGCTTGCCCGCTTCCCTGGCCGGCCTTCCCTTCGCCAAAGGCCACGGCACCGGCAACGATTTTGTCCTGGTGGCCGACCCCGACGGCGGACGCGAGGTCAGCGCCGCTGAAGTGGCTGCAGTGTGCGACCGGCACCGGGGCATCGGAGCCGACGGGTTCATCCGGGCTGTGCGCTCGGAGCACCTGCCCGAAGGCCAGGCACTGTTGCAGAGCGATCCCGCGGCGGAATGGTTCATGGACTACCGCAACGCGGACGGCAGCATCTCCGAGATGTGCGGCAACGGGGTTCGGGTCTTCGTGCACTTCCTGCTGGCCGAAGGGCTGGTAAGCCTGGCCGAAGGGGAAACCCTGGTCATTGGCACCCGTGCCGGGCTCAAAACCGTTGCACGCGTGGACAAGGGGTACGCCGTGGACATGGGCCCCTGGGAGTTCATCCACCCCGACCATGCCGCTGCAAAGGCCATGGACGCCGTCGTCAACGCCGCCGGGCTGGAAGTGCCGCGGCCCGGCCTCTCCGTCAGCATGGGAAACCCGCACACCGTGGTGGCCCTGGCGGAACTGTCCGAGCTGGCGGCCACCAGCCTGGTTGCGGCACCCACCGTGCAGCCCGAGCCGGAGCACGGCACCAACGTGGAATTCGTTGTCCCCGCTGAACCCCTGGTGGAGAACGGCGTTGGACTGCTGACCATGCGCGTCCATGAGCGCGGCGTGGGGGAGACCCTCTCCTGCGGCACGGGAGCCTGCGCCGCCGCCGTCGCCACCCGTTTCTGGGCCGGCCGCGATGCTCCGAACGAGTGGGCTGTCACGGTGCCCGGCGGCGTCGTCGGCGTCCGATTCCTTACCGCTGAAGACGGCCGTGAACACGTGGAGCTCAGCGGCCCCGCGGTCCTGATCGCGCGCGGGACCCTGCTCTAGCCGGCCATAAACCGCCCGCAGGAAGCTGATCCTCAGTCCGGAATAAAGCGCCGCGGGCGGCGGTTCACCCTGTCATGGAATCAAGTACTGACAGATGAGCAGTTAGCTGTCTTCGGGATTTCGGGCAATCTTCAGAACCCGGAACGACTTGGCGGTGCTGTGGCGGGACACCGCGTAGCCGGAACCCAGCTGCTCGGCGATCCACTTCTGCAGCGAATCCGCCCCCAGGTTTTTCTGCACCACAAGCCACGCCGTCCCGTTCGGAGCAAGGCGGGGCAGCCAAAGGAGCAGCAGGGCATGCAGTTCGTCCTTGCCGATGCGGATGGGCGGATTGGACCAGATGGTCTCGAACCGCAGCTCCGGATCGACGTCCTCCGGACGGGAGGCGCTGACATTGTCCAGGCCCAGTGCGGCGGCATTGTCGCGGGTCAGGGCCAGGCACCGTTCGTTGACGTCCACGGCGTAGACGCGGGCTGCGGGGGACTTCAGGGCCATGGTCAGTGCCACCGGCCCCCAGCCGCAGCCAATGTCCAGCAGGTTGCCGGCGGGGGAGGGATCGGGAACTTCGTCCAGGAGGACCACGGTTCCCTTGTCGATGGCGTCGGGGCTGAAGATCCCGCCGGAGGTGGCAAGCGTACGCTCGCGGCCGTCCAGCGTGACATGAAGCGGCCTGCGGACCTCGGGGCCCGAGGGCTGTGAACTGAAGTAATGGTCTGAACCCATAACAAACCAGATTAGTGGGTCTGCGGCAGGCAGCGGAAACCGGATTCAGCGGCGGGAAGATTCCGCCCCCAAATGTCCGTGCACTGACTTACCATGGAGAACACGGCTTATAAGGAGAATATGACGATCAACAATTCCCGTCCTGACACGTCCGGATCCGCCCAGTCCAACACGGAGCTGAGCCCGGAAGACATTCAGGGGGTCATTGACAGAATCCTCGCCAAGGAGAGCGCTGCGGAGGCCAAGGCAGGCGCGCCGGCACCGCGCGGCAGGGCCCAGGCTCTGTCCCGTGAAGACGCGGGGCATTCTGAGCACGACGGCGATCAGGAGGATCTGCGCGAGCGGCACGCACTGCGCCGCGTGGCGGGTCTGTCCACCGAACTCGAGGATGTTACCGAGGTCGAGTACCGGCAGCTGCGCCTGGAACGGGTGGTGCTGGCGGGACTGTGGAGTGAAGGAACGGCGGCCGACGCCGAGAATTCACTGCAGGAACTGGCCGCACTCGCTGAAACGGCGGGGTCCGAGGTTCTGGACGGCGTGATCCAGCGCCGGCTGAAGCCCGATCCGGGCACCTTCCTGGGATCCGGCAAGGCCCAGGAACTCAAGGACATCGTGGCCGCCACCGGCGCTGACACGGTCATCGTGGACAGCGAACTGGCCCCGTCCCAGCGCCGCGGACTGGAAGACATCGTCAAGGTCAAGGTCATTGACCGGACGGCCCTCATCCTGGACATTTTTGCCCAGCACGCCAAGTCCCGCGAGGGCAAGGCCCAGGTGGAACTGGCCCAGCTTGAGTACCTGCTCCCGCGCCTGCGCGGCTGGGGCGAATCCATGTCCCGCCAGGCCGGCGGCCAGGTGGGCAGCGCAAGCGCCGGCATGGGTTCACGTGGTCCCGGTGAAACCAAGATTGAGCTGGACCGGCGGAAAATCCGCACCCGGATGGCGAAACTGCGGCGCGAAATCGCCGGCATGAAACCCGCACGCGAAACCAAGCGGGCCAACCGCCAGCGCAACCAGGTTCCGTCGGTGGCCATCGCCGGATACACCAACGCGGGCAAGTCATCGCTGCTTAACCGCCTCACGGACGCCGGAGTCCTCGTGGAGAACGCCCTGTTCGCCACTCTGGACCCCACCATCCGCAAGGCACAGACCGAAGACGGTATCGGGTACACCCTGGCGGACACCGTCGGGTTTGTCCGGTCCCTGCCGACGCAGCTGGTGGAGGCATTCCGGTCCACGCTGGAAGAAGTGGCAGACGCCGATCTGATCCTGCACGTCGTTGATGCTTCGCACCCGGACCCGGAGGGCCAGATCGCCGCAGTGCGAACCGTGCTGACGGACGTCGATGCCCGCAACATTCCGGAAATCGTTGTCCTGAACAAGGCCGATGCAGCGGATCCGTTTGTCCTGGAACGGCTGCGGCAGAAAGAACGCCGCCATGTTGTGGTCTCCGCCCGGACCGGTGAAGGCATCGAGGAACTCCTGCAAGCCATCTCAGAAGGGATTCCCCGCCCCGCGGTGGACCTGACGTTGATGGTTCCCTACGACCGTGGAGACGTGGTGTCACGGCTGCACAGTCCTGACACCGAGATCCTCTCCGTGGATCACTCTGAAACGGGAACCAAGCTGCACGTCATGGTCCGCGAAGGCCTGGCTGCTGAACTGGAGCCGTTCGTCACCCATGAGTAAAGACACCACCGGCGAAGTCCTGGAACTGCTGGACACCGCCGTTGCAGGCATGGGCGGACAAAACCGCCCCGGCCAGCATGAAATGGCCCGCCAGGTCACCCAGGCCATTGACGAGGGGCAGCACCTGCTGGTTCAGGCCGGCACCGGCACCGGCAAGTCGCTGGCCTATCTGGTGCCGCTGATTCACCATGCGCTGGAGAGCCCCAAGCCCACGCTGGTCTCCACGGCCACGCTGGCTTTGCAGTCCCAGATTGTGGGCCGGGACCTGCCCCGGCTGCTGAAAACCCTCAAGCCCAAGCTGCCGCGGGAAGTGGATGTTGCACTGCTCAAGGGGCGCAGCAACTATGTCTGCCTGCACAAGACCGGCGGGGGATTTCCTGAAGAGGAGGATCCCGCCGGTGCCCTGTTCACGCTCGGGGATGACCACGGCGTGGCCCATCCCTCGCCCGCTCCCACGTCGGCCATGGGCCGCGAAGTGGTGCGGCTGCGCGAGTGGGCGGAGGAAACCGAAACCGGTGACCGTGACGACCTCGTTCCCGGCGTCAGCGACCGGTCCTGGCGGCAGGTTTCAGTGACCTCCATGGAGTGCCTCGGCGCTCAGAAATGTCCGATGGCGGCCGAGTGCTTCAGCGAACGCGCACGCGCCCAGGCTGCGGTGGCCGACGTCGTGATCACCAACCACGCCATGTTGGCGATTGCCGCCTTCGAAGGACTGGCGGTGCTGCCGGACTATGACGTGGTGGTGATCGACGAAGCCCACGAGCTGCAGGACCGCGTCACCGGTGCCGTCACCGGGCAGCTGTCCGGCACGGTGGTGACAGCCGCCGTCGCGGCTGCGCGCAAGCACACCTCCGCCAGCGTGGAGGAGCTAGCCTCCGCGGCACGCGCCTTCGAGCAGTCCCTGGAGGGCGTTCCATCCGGGCTGCTGGCCAGCGGGCTGAACGAAGAGCAGGAACAGGCGGTGGGCCGCATTCGCGAGGCCTGCCGTGTGGCACTCTCGGACTCCAAGCCTGAACCCGGAGAAACGGCCGACGGCGGACGCCAGACAGCACGCTCCCGGCTCATGGCGGTCCTCACCATCTGCGAGCGGCTCATCTCCGCTCCGTCGGCCGGCGAAGTGATCTGGGCATCCCGCCCCAGCTCCTTCTCGCCGTCGGGCGGTTTTTCACCGCCCGACGAGACCGCACCGGCCACCTTGAATGTTGCCCCCCTGTCGGTGGCCGGACGCCTTCGCGAGGGATTGTTCGACGGGCACACCGTGGTCCTGACCTCGGCCACCCTGGCCATCGGCTCCGAATTTGGCCCGGTGGCCGGTGCCTTGGGCCTGCTCGGTCCCGGTGCTCCGTCCTGGACTGGAACCGACGTCGGAAGCCCCTTCGACTATCCGCGCCAGGGCGTCCTGTACGTGGCGAAGGACCTGCCCAAGCCGGAGCGCGGCACCTCCGAAGCCCAGCTGGATGAGATTGAAGCGCTGCTCAAGGCATCAAACGGCGGGGCACTGGGCTTGTTTTCCTCGCGCCGGGCCGCTGAAGACGCCGCCGATGCCATGCGGAGCCGGGTTGACTTCCCGATCCTGTGCCAGGGGGAGTCCTCCATGTCCTCCCTCGTGAAGCAGTTCTCCGAGGAACCGGACACCTGTCTCTTTGGCACAATGTCCCTCTGGCAGGGCGTGGACGTTCCCGGTGCCGCCTGCCGGCTTGTGCTGATCGACCGCATTCCGTTTCCACGCCCGGACGATCCGTTGATGACGGCACGCACCCGCGCAGTGGCCAAGGCCGGAGGCAACGGCTTCATGTCCGTTGCTGCGACCCATGCTGCCGTTCGGCTGGCCCAGGGTGCCGGGCGGCTCATCCGTGCCGCGGGGGACCGCGGGGTGGTTGCCGTTCTGGACTCCCGGCTGGCGACAGCCCGCTACGGCGGTTTCCTGCGGGCCGCGCTGCCGCCGTTCTGGTCCACCACTGACCGCACAGTGGTTCTCTCGGTGCTGGGTCGTCTCGCTGAACAGTCCGAGGAGGAAGAGCGTTCGAACGGTAAGCAGCGTTCGCGGAAGTAGGGGCGCAACCCTGCCCGTAGGCCTCGAATGGGTGGGCTGGAAAACGCAGAGGTCCAGTCGCCGTCGGTTCAGATTGCCGCGGCGGCCGGACCTGACGGCGCCAACGGGTACGGCTCCTGCTCGCCGCCGTTGACGACCACGCAGGGGGCTTCGGGTACTTCCTGCCACGCGCCGTGCAGGTCCCCCCAGGGCTCGGAGACCACCAGCCGGGAGTCGTTCGAGAGTTTATTGAGCAGCGCATTCGCCGGGTACAGGGCTTGGAGGGCGAAATGTCCCTGCTGGTGAAAAGGGACCGCGACTTGCCCTCGCTGGAGTAGCGGAACGCCGAGATCGTGTCTCCGTCGGTGCCTGCGACCGTCATCTGGAGGGGTAGGGAACGTCATCCAACCGGATGGGGGAACCTGAATAGGCTAGCCATCGACACATGTCGTCTCCTGGCGCCGGAGTTCCTCACCGCGACGCAGCCGGTCCACCCAACGGTCCCCGGAACCGTCCCAACGCCAGGCGACCGCACAACGAGGATAAGTTCTACGCGTACAGGCTGCCTTTTGCCACCCGGCCTGCGCCGCCGGGCGGACCTTCGCTACAGCGAACGCATGACTGAAACAACCTTGCCCATGATCACGGCGTGATCGCCAACGATCGGCTCGTACCGGGTGTTCTGGGGCAGCAGCCATGTGTGGCCGTTACGCTGGCGGAAGGTTTTGACCGTAGCCTCGTCGTCGAGCAGGGCAGCCACTATGTCGCCGTTCTCCGCCGTAGGCTGGCGGCGGACAACCACCCAGTCGCCGTCGCAGATGGCCGCATCCACCATGGAGTCGCCGGAGACCTTCAGCATGAAGAGGTCTCCGTGTCCCACCAGCTGGCGGGGCAGCGGCATGATGTCCTCGACAACCTGTTCCGCGAGGATGGGACCGCCGGCAGCGATGCGGCCAACCAGGGGCACCATGGCGGTGTCAACGGAAGTGGCAAGCTCGGTTACCGATGCCAGTGCCGGGGCAGGCTCTGCTCCCTCGTCCTGCCGGACAGTGCTGCCGCCCGCAGCCGCGGAGACGGCTGGACCGTTGCCGGCCGCGTGGTTGCGGGCGGTCCCGGAGCCGGGACGTCCCGAGTCGCCTTCTCCGGCACCGGAGGTTCCGTCGCGCAGCATCAGGGGAATGAGGATCTCCATGGCGCGCGGGCGCTTCGGATCACGCCGGATGTAGCCAAGCTTTTCCAGCTGCATGAGCTGGTGGGTCACGCTGGACAGGCTGGCCAATCCCACGGTGTCACCGATTTCGCGCATGGTGGGCGGGTAGCCGTTGGTGCTCACGGACCGCTGAATCATTTCCAGGACGGTCTTCTGCCTCGGAGTAAGCCCCTTGGCACGCGCACGGGTGCCTGCGGCAGCTGGTTTGTTGGTGCTGTCTTCGGAAGCAGTCCTGCGGGCCACGTCGGGTTCCCTTCGGGTCAGCTGGTCCCGGCGGTGCCGGGGCTGGGCGGTAAACATCTGATCAGGTGAATGCCGGGACGGTACTGGCTGCGAAAGCCGTTCCGGCGGTTATGTCAGAGGCAGCTGATTCAGTGGTCCTGTTGAACCGCTCCGATGCCTGGACTCCGGGGGTCGATCCGACAGAACCGTTTAGTGGCTCCCTCTTGTCCTCAACGTTAATCGAGCGGAGCAGGGTTTTCAAACATTTGTTCGAGCGAGTCTCGACTTTATTAGTAAATAGGTGCTAGAAATAGGTCAGCAGGAATCGAACATACTTTCGACCTCCGTCCTTCGTAAGGGTCGGGGTCGGTCGATTAGCTTCCAATCGTTCGAACATCGTTTCGGGTATTTGCCCGTGACATCGAACCGGAAAGGTGTTGCAATGACAACCCAAACAGTCCCGCCCGCCCAGAAAGCTTCATCGCTCGACTCAAGCACGCTCGACTCAAGCACGCTCCTCCAGGCGCGTGTTCCAGCGCAAAGCGCAGTCCACGGTGCAACCCAGGACACTGCTTCGGCCCCCAATGCCCCAGCTGCCCGGACGGGTTCTCCGCTGCAGGCAGAGTCTCCGGTGCCGGTGAAGCCGCAAGCACTGCGACTGACGCGCCGGGGTCGGCTGGTTTTCATAGGTGTGCCGCTGATGCTGGCCGCCGCCGCGGCGCTCACTGTGCTGGGCTTCTTTACCGCTCCCGCCATGGCTTCCAATGGGGGGCCGGAGGTGACCCAAACGGTGCAGGTCAGCGTTGCTGCGGGAGACTCCCTGTGGGGTCTGGCGCATGAGTTCGCCCCGGATCGTGACCCCCGGGACGTCATGGACGACATCATGGAACTCAACAACCTGACGGATCCCCGACTCGCTGTCGGCGCCCAGCTGTACATTCCCATCGAACGCTGACATCCCCGCGTTTGTCCGCTGAAACAGCGATGACCGCAGCAGGTCCAGCAGCTGCAACAAGCAACAACTGCAACAACAACAACACTGCGTAACAAGACGGACCAGCCAGTGCGGATTCTTCCCGCTCAGCGTTCGAGACTTAAGCTGTACAGGTGACTGAACAGCTGGCGAGACTGAACCGACTTCCCCTGCGCGATGACCTCCGCGGCCTGACGCCTTACGGCGCGCCGCAGCTGGACGTGCCCATCCTGCTCAACGTCAACGAGAACACGCATGGATTGCCCGTGTCGGTGCGCGAGGCGATCGCAGCATCCGTGGAGCAGGCCGTGGCTGGCCTGAACCGCTACCCGGACCGTGAATTCACCGAACTGCGGGAGCGCCTTGCTGCCTACCTCGGCCACGGCCTCACGGCCGAAAACATCTGGGCAGGCAACGGTTCCAATGAGGTCCTGCAGCAGATCCTCCAGGCCTTCGGTGGCCCGGGGCGCACAGCCATGAGCTTTCCTCCCACCTATTCCATGTATCCGCTGCTCGCCAGCGGAACCGGCACCCGCTACGTCACGGGAACCCGGGACTCCGACTTCGGGCTCACTGCGGAGGCGGCCGCGGAGCAGGTTCGCGCCCAGGCACCGAACATCGTCTTCCTTTGCACTCCGAACAATCCCACGGGCACGGCGCTCTCCCTTGATGTCATCGAGGCGGTCTATGACGCGGGAGCCGCCTCGCAGGCCATTGTGATCGTGGATGAGGCCTACGGCGAGTTCTTCCATGCCGGCACGCCCAGCGCGCTGCAACTGCTGCCCGGACGCGAACGCCTGATCGTTTCAAGGACCATGAGCAAAGCCTTCGCGCTCGCCGGAGCGCGGGTTGGCTATCTGGCCGCCGCCCCCGAGGTCACTGACGCCCTGCGTCTGGTCCGGCTGCCGTACCACCTTTCTGCCATCACGCAGGCTACGGCCAATGCAGCACTGGAACACGCGGACGCTCTGCTCGCCAACGTGGAAGCCATTAAGGTTCAACGCGACCGCATCGTCTCCGAACTGCTGGCCCTGGGCCTGAAGCCGGCCGCCTCTGATGCTAACTTCGTCTTCTTTGGCGGGCTGGAGAATCCCCGCGCTGTCTGGGAAGGCCTGCTCGAGGCAGGTGTGCTGGTGCGCGACGTCGGCATTCCCGGACATTTGCGTGTCACCGCAGGCACGGAACCCGAGACCGGAGCCTTCCTCGCGCGGCTGCGGGAGCTGCTGGCAGGCGGCGTCCGGTAATCGGGCGCCCGCCACCGCGTCGCCCCCGTCGCCCCTGCCTGCGCACACCGGGCCGGGCCGTCATTGGCAGCCACTAAACTGATAGCAGAGACCACCTTCTTTCAAAGGAAAACCATGACTGTGGAGACCACCACCGGCCGCACGGCCCGCCTCGAACGGGTCACCAGCGAATCGTCAGTGGTTGTGGAGCTGGACCTGGACGGAAGCGGCCAGTCCAATATCAGCACTTCGGTGCCGTTCTACGACCACATGCTGACGGCCCTGGCCAAGCACTCCCTGATGGATCTCACGGTCCAGGCAACCGGTGACACCCATATCGACGTCCACCACACCGTCGAGGACATTGCCATCAGCATCGGCGAGGCGCTGAAGACGGCGCTGGGTAACAAGGCAGGCATCCGGCGCTTCGGCGAGGCCACCGTTCCGCTTGATGAGGCGCTGGCCAACGCGGTCGTGGATATTTCCGGCAGGCCCTACCTCGTGCACACGGGTGAACCTGCAGGCCAGGAGTACCACCTGATCGGCGGGCACTTCACCGGCTCGCTTACCCGCCACGTCTTCGAAGCGATCACGTTGCACGCCCAGATCTGCCTGCACATGACCGTCCTCGGAGGACGGGACCCGCACCACATCGTGGAAGCCCAGTTCAAGGCTTTCGCCCGGGCACTGCGTGCTGCCGTGGAACCGGATCCCCGCGTCGACGGCATCCCGTCCACCAAGGGAGCCCTATGAGCCGCAACGTGACAGTCCTGGACTACGGCTCCGGGAACATCCGATCCGCCGTCCGCGCACTGGAACACGTCGGAGCCAACGTCACCCTGAGCTCCAAATCCACGGATGTCCTGAACGCCGACGGGCTGCTGGTGCCCGGCGTTGGCGCGTTCGCCGCGGTCATGCAGGGCCTGAAAGAGGTTGACGCGCTGCGCCTGATCGGCCGCCGCATTGCCGGCGGACGTCCCGTGATGGGGATCTGCGTGGGCCTCCAGGTCCTGTTCGACGAGGGCGTGGAGCACGGCGTGCGGACTCCGGGAATGGGGGAGTGGCCCGGAGTCGTGGAGCGTTTGGACGCCGAAGTGGTGCCGCACATGGGCTGGAACACCGTGCAGCCGCCTGAAGGCTCCAAGCTGTTCGCAGGCATTGAGGACGAACGGTTCTATTTTGTGCACAGCTACGGCGTGCAGAAATGGGACTTCGACGTTACCCAGCCCGCCATGCGCGCACCCGCTGTCACCTGGGCCGAGCACGGGAGCCGCTTCATCGCGGCCGTGGAGAACGGTCCGCTGACGGCTACGCAGTTCCATCCTGAAAAGTCCGGTGACGCCGGTGCGGCGCTGCTGGAAAACTGGCTGAAGACGCTGGGTTAGGGCTATGTGGAGCGTCATCTTGATGGGCCTGGCCGGAATTCTGAGCGGCGGCGCCATTTCCTTCCGCCGACAGGGCATGTCCAAAATCATCACCGTTAGTTTTTGGGTCCTTGCGGGAATGTCCCTGCTCGGCGCCTACCTCTTGATCGACAGCAGCGTCTGACCCTCCGCCGCTGCCGGAATTCCCACGGAAAGCAGAACCATGTCACTTGTTGAAACACCCGTCCTTGAGCTCCTGCCCGCCGTGGACGTAGCCGACGGCCAGGCCGTCCGCCTGGTCCAGGGTGAGGCCGGGAGCGAAACCAGCTACGGCGACCCGCTCGATGCAGCTATGGCCTGGCAGAACGACGGCGCCGCCTGGGTCCATCTGGTGGACCTGGACGCTGCCTTCGGCCGCGGTTCCAACCTGCCGCTGCTCAAGCGCGTGGTGGACCAGCTGGACATCAAGGTGGAGCTGTCCGGCGGCATCCGCGACGACGCCTCCCTGGACATGGCCCTGGAACTGGGAGCCAGCCGGGTCAACCTCGGCACGGCCGCCCTGGAAAACCCGGAATGGACGGCCAGCGCGATTGCCCGCTACGGCGAGGCGATCGCCGTCGGCCTCGATGTCCGCGGCACCACCCTGGCCGCCCGCGGCTGGACCAAGGAAGGCGGGGACCTCTGGGAGGTCCTGGCCCGCCTGGAAGACGCCGGCTGCCCGCGCTATGTGGTCACCGACGTCACCAAGGACGGAACCCTGCGCGGACCCAACCTCGAGCTGCTGCGCGAGGTGCTGCAGCGCACCGACCGTCCCGTGGTCGCCTCCGGCGGCATCTCGTCCCTGGATGACCTGGCCGCTCTGCGCGAACTTGTTCCGCTCGGCCTCGAGGGCACGATCGTGGGCAAGGCCCTTTACGCCGGGGCCTTCACCCTGCCGCAGGCCTTCGACGTCGCCGGCCACCCGGAGCGCTAGGATCCATGGCTGAACGCGCCCTTCCCGGCCACATTGCCGCCGCCCTTGCCGGGGCAGGCGGCCCGGCCGACTCCGCCGGCCAGTCCTGGGCCGGCCGGGACCTGTCCGGCGACGGCAACCCGCTGCACAATTTCGACGCCGACGATGGCAGTGCCGATGCCGGCTACCTGACCGCGCTGGCCGCCCTGGAAGAGGGCAGCGGGACTGAAGCGCAGGTGGTGGCCACGCTGGCCACCGCCCGCGTGTTCGTTCCCATCGTCGCCACCCTGGCCGAGGAGGCGGAATCAGACCACGGGCTGGTTGCGGACAAAGAAGCCGACATGGCGCTGGTCACGCTCACGGCCCCTGACGGACGCAAGGCCCTGCCGGTGTTTACGTCCGTGCCTGCGTTGCAGAAGTGGCATCCGAAGGCCCGTCCGGTCGCCGTGTATGCCGCACGTGCTGCGCTCTCGGCCGTGTCGGAGGAGGCCCAGCTGCTGGTGGTGGATCCCGGTGCGGACATCACGTTTGTGGTGCGCCGTCCGGCCATGTGGGCGCTCGCCCAGCAGCGGGACTGGACGCCGTCGTACGCTGATCCGGAAGTGGCCCGGGCAGTGTCCGCGGCAGTCGACGTCGAACCGTCCGTTACAGGTGTGGAGCTCGTCCAGGGGCCGGGGACGGCGACCCGTTCGGCGCGCGGGTCAGTCATCGCCGGAGGCGGTGCCGGTCCTGAGCTTAGAATGGTTCTTCACCTGGCACCGGGACTGGATGCACAGGCGGTGCAGGGCATCGCCGGATTGCTGCAGCAACGCCTCGCTGCCGATCCTTTATTTGTTGAGCGCGTGGATTCACTGGAACTGAAAATCACGCGCTGACCCGTTGGGCGGGGGACCGCCGGAAGAGAAGTGCCGTGAATTTTGCCTCCTACGGGGAGCTGCTCCGTGTTGCCCCGATCCGCCGGCTGCTGCTGGTGGGAATGATTGCCCGGTTCCCGCACTCAGCGGCCGGAGTGCTGCTGACCCTGCACGTGGTGATGACCATGGACATGGGGTATGCCAAGGCCGGCGCCGTTGCCGCCGTGGTCACGGTGGGCATCGCCTTCGGTGCCCCGTGGCGCGGCCGCCGGGTGGACAATGTGGGGCTGCGCCGGGCACTGATTCCTTCCGTCATCTCCGAGGCGGTCATCTGGTCCATTGCGCCGCACGCCAGCTATGAGTGGCTGCTGGTGCTGGCGCTGATCGGCGGCGTCTTTACGCTCCCCGTCTTCAGCGTGGTCCGGCAGTCCCTGGGCGTGATGGCAACGGGAGAGCAGCGCCGGACGGCCTTTGCCCTGGATTCCATCGCCACCGAGCTCGTCTTCATGGGCGGACCGGCACTTGGCGCCATCCTTGCCACCTCACTGTCCTCCGTGGTGGGACTGACCCTGGTGGGTATTTCGACATCGCTCGCCGGCCTGCTCCTGATCTGGTTCAACCCGCCCACGCGTTCCGAAAACCCCCGAGACGCAGCCACTGAAGCTCAGGAGCGGGAGGCCGCCAACGCCGCCGTGGTGGCCGCAGCTCCAGCCCACTTGGCGGAGGCATCCTCGGAGCTTCAGCCGCTGGCAGTGCTGAGCCGCCGGGACCGGCTGCGCTCCGGCTTCTCCTGGTTCACGCTCAGCGTGGCCGTGGTTTTTGCCGTTGCTGTTGGTGCAGGACTGCTGCTGGCCAGTTCCGACGTCGGCATGGTGGCCCTGGTGGAGTCCTCCGGGAACCCCCAGGAAGTGGGGATCGTCTTCGCTGTCTGGTGTGCCGCGTCAGTGGTG
Proteins encoded:
- the dapF gene encoding diaminopimelate epimerase; translation: MNTTLSAALSASGLPASLAGLPFAKGHGTGNDFVLVADPDGGREVSAAEVAAVCDRHRGIGADGFIRAVRSEHLPEGQALLQSDPAAEWFMDYRNADGSISEMCGNGVRVFVHFLLAEGLVSLAEGETLVIGTRAGLKTVARVDKGYAVDMGPWEFIHPDHAAAKAMDAVVNAAGLEVPRPGLSVSMGNPHTVVALAELSELAATSLVAAPTVQPEPEHGTNVEFVVPAEPLVENGVGLLTMRVHERGVGETLSCGTGACAAAVATRFWAGRDAPNEWAVTVPGGVVGVRFLTAEDGREHVELSGPAVLIARGTLL
- a CDS encoding class I SAM-dependent methyltransferase, which codes for MGSDHYFSSQPSGPEVRRPLHVTLDGRERTLATSGGIFSPDAIDKGTVVLLDEVPDPSPAGNLLDIGCGWGPVALTMALKSPAARVYAVDVNERCLALTRDNAAALGLDNVSASRPEDVDPELRFETIWSNPPIRIGKDELHALLLLWLPRLAPNGTAWLVVQKNLGADSLQKWIAEQLGSGYAVSRHSTAKSFRVLKIARNPEDS
- the hflX gene encoding GTPase HflX is translated as MTINNSRPDTSGSAQSNTELSPEDIQGVIDRILAKESAAEAKAGAPAPRGRAQALSREDAGHSEHDGDQEDLRERHALRRVAGLSTELEDVTEVEYRQLRLERVVLAGLWSEGTAADAENSLQELAALAETAGSEVLDGVIQRRLKPDPGTFLGSGKAQELKDIVAATGADTVIVDSELAPSQRRGLEDIVKVKVIDRTALILDIFAQHAKSREGKAQVELAQLEYLLPRLRGWGESMSRQAGGQVGSASAGMGSRGPGETKIELDRRKIRTRMAKLRREIAGMKPARETKRANRQRNQVPSVAIAGYTNAGKSSLLNRLTDAGVLVENALFATLDPTIRKAQTEDGIGYTLADTVGFVRSLPTQLVEAFRSTLEEVADADLILHVVDASHPDPEGQIAAVRTVLTDVDARNIPEIVVLNKADAADPFVLERLRQKERRHVVVSARTGEGIEELLQAISEGIPRPAVDLTLMVPYDRGDVVSRLHSPDTEILSVDHSETGTKLHVMVREGLAAELEPFVTHE
- a CDS encoding ATP-dependent DNA helicase, producing MSKDTTGEVLELLDTAVAGMGGQNRPGQHEMARQVTQAIDEGQHLLVQAGTGTGKSLAYLVPLIHHALESPKPTLVSTATLALQSQIVGRDLPRLLKTLKPKLPREVDVALLKGRSNYVCLHKTGGGFPEEEDPAGALFTLGDDHGVAHPSPAPTSAMGREVVRLREWAEETETGDRDDLVPGVSDRSWRQVSVTSMECLGAQKCPMAAECFSERARAQAAVADVVITNHAMLAIAAFEGLAVLPDYDVVVIDEAHELQDRVTGAVTGQLSGTVVTAAVAAARKHTSASVEELASAARAFEQSLEGVPSGLLASGLNEEQEQAVGRIREACRVALSDSKPEPGETADGGRQTARSRLMAVLTICERLISAPSAGEVIWASRPSSFSPSGGFSPPDETAPATLNVAPLSVAGRLREGLFDGHTVVLTSATLAIGSEFGPVAGALGLLGPGAPSWTGTDVGSPFDYPRQGVLYVAKDLPKPERGTSEAQLDEIEALLKASNGGALGLFSSRRAAEDAADAMRSRVDFPILCQGESSMSSLVKQFSEEPDTCLFGTMSLWQGVDVPGAACRLVLIDRIPFPRPDDPLMTARTRAVAKAGGNGFMSVAATHAAVRLAQGAGRLIRAAGDRGVVAVLDSRLATARYGGFLRAALPPFWSTTDRTVVLSVLGRLAEQSEEEERSNGKQRSRK
- the lexA gene encoding transcriptional repressor LexA codes for the protein MIQRSVSTNGYPPTMREIGDTVGLASLSSVTHQLMQLEKLGYIRRDPKRPRAMEILIPLMLRDGTSGAGEGDSGRPGSGTARNHAAGNGPAVSAAAGGSTVRQDEGAEPAPALASVTELATSVDTAMVPLVGRIAAGGPILAEQVVEDIMPLPRQLVGHGDLFMLKVSGDSMVDAAICDGDWVVVRRQPTAENGDIVAALLDDEATVKTFRQRNGHTWLLPQNTRYEPIVGDHAVIMGKVVSVMRSL
- a CDS encoding LysM peptidoglycan-binding domain-containing protein yields the protein MTTQTVPPAQKASSLDSSTLDSSTLLQARVPAQSAVHGATQDTASAPNAPAARTGSPLQAESPVPVKPQALRLTRRGRLVFIGVPLMLAAAAALTVLGFFTAPAMASNGGPEVTQTVQVSVAAGDSLWGLAHEFAPDRDPRDVMDDIMELNNLTDPRLAVGAQLYIPIER
- a CDS encoding histidinol-phosphate transaminase — translated: MTEQLARLNRLPLRDDLRGLTPYGAPQLDVPILLNVNENTHGLPVSVREAIAASVEQAVAGLNRYPDREFTELRERLAAYLGHGLTAENIWAGNGSNEVLQQILQAFGGPGRTAMSFPPTYSMYPLLASGTGTRYVTGTRDSDFGLTAEAAAEQVRAQAPNIVFLCTPNNPTGTALSLDVIEAVYDAGAASQAIVIVDEAYGEFFHAGTPSALQLLPGRERLIVSRTMSKAFALAGARVGYLAAAPEVTDALRLVRLPYHLSAITQATANAALEHADALLANVEAIKVQRDRIVSELLALGLKPAASDANFVFFGGLENPRAVWEGLLEAGVLVRDVGIPGHLRVTAGTEPETGAFLARLRELLAGGVR